One Pyrenophora tritici-repentis strain M4 chromosome 5, whole genome shotgun sequence DNA window includes the following coding sequences:
- a CDS encoding GlpG, membrane protein, giving the protein MPRINLPPLTRGILAAVVFFTLINFALRPHADWVEKVEKPIIGVGNGVPWLTIVPRHSVPWYPWVFALATVVEQNLLGLITTGLTVFYGGRYLERAWGSHEFTKFMLFVAMIPNILTYILYLAGYLIMSKGSMMQTTISGGIAIQAGFLVSFKQLVPEHTVAIAKGLIRMRVKHFPAIFLLTNTISGIVLGTETAMFLAYFGFMTAWIYLRFYRISPSLSSSSTGDASYIRGDASDTFSFAHFFPEPIQTPVGALADGIYNAMISLNVCTPFSDRDIDAGNEQATARAEGGLPSIMNPNSRGGRGGATRAEAERRRALALEALNARLNAAASRSAPASAPATASVSGPSESLGETNYEPERSEPPARP; this is encoded by the exons ATGCCTCGGATAAACCTCCCGCCGCTCACCAGGGGCATTCTGGCCGCTGTCGTCTTCTTCACCCTCATCAACTTCGCCCTGCGACCGCATGCTGACTGGGTGGAAAAGGTCGAGAAGCCCATCATCGGCGTCGGCAACGGTGTTCCATGGCTCACCATAGTCCCTCGCCACTCGGTGCCGTGGTATCCCTGGGTATTTGCTCTCGCGACTGTAGTGGAGCAGAACCTGCTCGGCCTCATCACCACCGGCCTAACCGTCTTCTATGGCGGACGCTACCTGGAACGCGCGTGGGGGTCTCATGAGTTCACCAAGTTCATGCTGTTCGTGGCCATGATACCAAACATCCTCACATATATTCTCTACCTGGCTGGCTACTTAATCATGAGCAAAGGCTCCATGAT GCAAACCACTATCTCTGGCGGCATTGCTATCCAGGCAGGCTTCCTCGTCTCGTTTAAGCAACTCGTTCCCGAACACACTGTGGCCATTGCGAAGGGTCTCATCCGCATGCGCGTCAAGCACTTTCCCGCCATATTCTTACTCACAAACACAATTTCTGGCATAGTCCTGGGCACTGAGACGGCCATGTTCCTGGCATACTTTGGCTTCATGACTGCGTGGATCTACCTTCGATTCTACCGCATTAGCCCCTCACTATCATCTTCGTCTACTGGAGACGCTTCTTATATTCGGGGAGACGCTTCAGACACCTTCAGCTTTGCTCACTTCTTCCCTGAGCCCATCCAGACCCCTGTGGGAGCGCTGGCTGACGGCATCTACAATGCCATGATATCACTCAACGTTTGTACCCCATTTTCAGACAGAGACATAGACGCGGGTAACGAGCAGGCCACCGCTCGTGCCGAGGGGGGCCTACCAAGCATCATGAATCCCAACAGCAGGGGCGGTCGAGGCGGAGCAACACGCGCTGAGGCAGAGAGGCGACGAGCTTTAGCCCTTGAAGCACTGAACGCGCGCTTGAACGCAGCCGCTTCCCGAAGCGCACCTGCATCTGC
- a CDS encoding WD40 repeat protein, whose protein sequence is MAETLSSNAMNYLVWRYLQEAGFGNAALQLSRCWIRDPDTLPFASKIEPHTLIRLVQDGMCFDRLQAEACNTEPRYKFGSDHGRPYSQRNGNLLTLDKGIPAHELAAEANGAVQEPPPKKTLKRKKTKPPNGIEARPEPHVNGDAMDIEHNGATTHLTNSVRAESEPMVSEAESLTVAEIPISTLSIGHDEGIQTDVIAVADLTPETVFVPCDPNPAKVVEHTLWGPIESPVLLAAGKSLLQVHVVRKASSSDQTPSFHTLDMPLPVANFDVTALCWHSDDELTVSVREQCFNEVGEKMMMDKLIKLTDGGQTSHIISSTAGLINTLRWNSDRNLLLSISTDGQKGSIKVWNNDSDSIPAWTEFTDTAIFDAHWISESAFVVCGIKLFKIYQVNESLTTQRILDTHITWEAVKYDASSGIIAVLGIEDKKNYLGLFHPNESAQLQTHEYPDEYFTDLAFRPKPTTSHLTNGSSLPSVLLATSSLSGPARIWDANDPFNCIKDLPTTDSTQAFKIAFSPDGMLLAAAGPDAVTVWHVEKRDIPLASWRASAWPGEKWNPGIDGEFSLGWDPDSTRLSIALGNQIAIITVPR, encoded by the exons ATGGCGGAGACTCTGAGCAGCAACGCGATGAACTATCTCG TATGGCGATACCTACAGGAAGCCGGATTCGGCAATGCAGCGCTGCAACTCTCACGATGCTGGATTCGCGACCCCGACACGCTGCCCTTTGCTAGCAAGATTGAGCCGCACACGCTCATTAGGCTGGTCCAGGATGGCATGTGTTTCGACCGCCTCCAGGCCGAGGCCTGCAAT ACGGAACCGCGCTACAAATTCGGCAGCGACCACGGTCGCCCTTACTCCCAGCGCAATGGCAACCTCTTGACACTCGACAAGGGCATTCCCGCCCACGAGCTGGCCGCCGAGGCCAACGGCGCCGTCCAGGAGCCGCCGCCCAAGAAGACGCTGAAGCGCAAGAAGACGAAGCCGCCAAATGGCATCGAAGCGCGCCCCGAGCCCCACGTCAACGGCGATGCCATGGATATTGAGCACAACGGCGCGACCACGCACCTTACCAACAGCGTCAGGGCCGAGTCGGAGCCCATGGTCTCAGAGGCCGAGTCGCTCACCGTCGCTGAGATTCCCATATCCACGCTTAGCATAGGGCACGACGAGGGCATACAGACTGACGTGATAGCTGTGGCTGACCTCACCCCAGAGACCGTCTTTGTGCCATGCGACCCGAATCCCGCAAAGGTCGTTGAGCACACGCTCTGGGGGCCCATCGAGTCGCCAGTACTACTCGCAGCAGGAAAATCGCTGCTCCAGGTCCACGTGGTCCGCAAAGCCTCTAGTTCGGACCAAACGCCATCTTTCCACACCCTCGACATGCCTCTGCCTGTCGCCAACTTTGATGTCACCGCGCTATGCTGGCACTCTGACGACGAGCTCACCGTCTCCGTACGAGAGCAGTGCTTCAACGAGGTCGGCGAGAAGATGATGATGGACAAGCTCATCAAGCTCACCGACGGCGGCCAGACGTCGCACATCATCTCCTCCACGGCCGGCCTCATCAACACTTTGCGCTGGAATTCGGACCGAAATCTACTACTGTCCATATCGACCGACGGCCAAAAGGGCTCAATCAAGGTCTGGAACAACGACAGCGACTCCATCCCCGCCTGGACCGAGTTTACAGACACTGCCATCTTCGACGCGCACTGGATCAGCGAGTCGGCCTTTGTCGTTTGCGGCATCAAGCTATTCAAGATCTACCAAGTCAATGAGTCTTTGACTACTCAGCGGATATTGGACACTCATATAACTTGGGAAGCAGTAAAATATGACGCTTCTTCCGGAATCATCGCCGTCCTGGGCATCGAAGACAAAAAGAACTACCTAGGTCTTTTCCATCCCAATGAATCAGCACAACTACAGACGCACGAGTACCCCGACGAATACTTTACCGACCTTGCTTTCCGCCCGAAGCCAACCACAAGTCATCTCACCAACGGCTCTTCTCTACCATCTGTACTCCTCGCAACAAGTTCCTTGTCTGGTCCGGCTCGGATATGGGATGCCAATGATCCATTCAACTGCATAAAGGATTTACCCACCACCGACAGTACACAGGCCTTTAAGATTGCCTTCTCGCCAGATGGAATGCTCTTAGCGGCAGCGGGTCCCGATGCCGTCACGGTATGGCATGTCGAAAAAAGGGATATTCCGCTAGCCTCGTGGCGCGCCAGTGCCTGGCCGGGAGAAAAATGGAACCCGGGTATAGACGGCGAGTTCAGTCTCGGTTGGGACCCAGACAGCACGAGACTGTCAATTGCTCTCGGAAACCAG ATCGCAATCATCACGGTTCCACGGTAG
- a CDS encoding putative flavin-binding monooxygenase protein, which translates to MSAIPNLPTDVSRLHANGAAKPSFKLNNAPVENLRRLKVIVIGAGYSGIYCGIRIPERLRNVDLVIYEKNAGVGGTWYENRYLGCACDVPC; encoded by the exons ATGTCAGCCATACCGAATCTCCCTACCGACGTATCGCGTTTGCATGCAAACGGTGCAGCCAAGCCGTctttcaagctcaacaatGCGCCGGTAGAGAACCTAAGACGTTTGAAAGTGATTGTTATTGGCGCAGGATATTCGGGTATCTACTGTGGCATCCGGATACCTGAGAGGTTGAGGAATGTGGACCTCGTCATCTACGAGAAGAATGCTGGTGTTGGGGGCACGTGGTATGAAAACAG ATATCTCGGTTGTGCATGTGACGTGCCTTGTTAG
- a CDS encoding Pyr-redox-3 multi-domain protein, producing the protein MYSADRFIKLRHQVEACHWDDKTAKWNITVKNLATGETIHDQADVLIQGRGNLNNPSWPDIDGLDTFKGEVMHSATWNQSYDFENKRVGVIGSGSSSIQIVPSLQRLPGTHVSTFVRSKTWISPPFGQQLWDKYGFQGSTIPKEMRDRFANDPEYYQKFRLSVEEDGNGIHAVTMKGTEMQLGAKEMFNKHMKERLKSKPEIFEALLPSFSPGCRRLTPGPGYLEALTQPNVAFVTSPITHISESAIHTADGKAHEIDALVCATGFKSSAPPPFPLTGSNGLTITKKWEKRAVNYLSHSFAGFPNLFTMLGPNAAIGSGSLTTMIETVGDYIIKAIRKIQKENIASIVVKEARERDFTEYIDAYFEGTVFAEECSSWYKNKVTGEVVGLWPGSTLHCVEAMRSPRWEDFDYVYVDELEGAQDSDNELNGVGKTANRLSWLGNGWSTLQHEDRDLAWYLYPEFLDVPVAPLPEKKEVYRIRPFSH; encoded by the exons ATGTACTCTGCAGACAGGTTCATCAAACTACGCCATCAAGTCGAAGCGTGTCACTGGGATGACAAGACTGCCAAATGGAACATTACCGTTAAGAATCTGGCGACTGGTGAGACGATCCACGACCAGGCAGACGTCTTGATTCAAGGACGTGGCAACCTCAACAACCCTTCTTGGCCCGACATAGATGGGCTTGACACGTTCAAGGGCGAGGTGATGCATTCAGCAACCTGGAATCAGAG CTACGACTTCGAGAACAAGCGGGTAGGCGTTATCGGTTCCGGTTCCTCTTCTATTCAAATTGTACCTTCACTGCAGCGACTACCGGGAACGCATGTCAGCACATTTGTGCGTAGCAAGACATGGATCTCGCCTCCGTTTGGACAACAGCTCTGGGACAAGTACGGCTTCCAAGGATCGACAATCCCAAAGGAGATGCGCGATCGTTTCGCCAATGATCCAGAGTACTACCAAAAGTTCCGACTCTCGGTCGAAGAAGACGGAAACGGTATTCATGCGGTCACAATGAAGGGAACGGAGATGCAACTTGGGGCAAAAGAGATGTTTAACAAACACATGAAGGAGAGGTTGAAGAGCAAGCCAGAAATCTTCGAGGCCCTtttaccttctttctcgcCTGGATGTCGTCGGTTGACACCCGGTCCTGGATATCTCGAGGCATTGACACAACCCAACGTCGCGTTTGTAACATCGCCCATAACACATATCTCGGAATCTGCCATCCACACGGCCGACGGCAAAGCGCATGAAATCGATGCCTTGGTATGCGCAACAGGCTTCAAATCATCGGCTCCTCCTCCATTTCCCTTGACTGGCAGCAACGGCCTCACCATTACAAAAAAATGGGAGAAGCGCGCTGTAAACTACCTCTCGCATTCCTTCGCCGGTTTCCCTAATCTCTTCACTATGCTTGGCCCCAATGCAGCAATCGGCTCCGGCAGCCTAACGACCATGATCGAAACGGTCGGAGACTACATCATCAAAGCGATCCGCAAGATCCAAAAAGAAAACATCGCTTCCATAGTCGTCAAAGAGGCGCGCGAAAGAGACTTTACAGAATACATCGACGCATACTTTGAGGGCACTGTCTTTGCTGAAGAGTGCAGCAGTTGGTACAAGAATAAGGTTACAGGCGAAGTCGTGGGTCTCTGGCCTGGAAGTACACTGCACTGCGTCGAGGCAATGCGGAGCCCGAGGTGGGAGGATTTCGACTATGTGTATGTGGATGAGCTGGAAGGCGCACAGGACTCTGATAACGAACTCAATGGAGTGGGCAAGACGGCGAATAGATTGTCTTGGCTAGGCAACGGATGGAGCACTTTGCAGCACGAAGATAGGGATTTGGCGTGGTATCTGTATCCAGAGTTTTTAGATGTGCCTGTCGCGCCGCTGCcggagaagaaggaggtcTATCGCATACGGCCTTTCTCGCACTAG
- a CDS encoding endoglucanase E precursor yields MKFSATPIFVLIASIEHATAVRFLGRVNPATRELTWPGTGVSFSFSGTTASIGLEGISGSNSAELVVDGVSTVILNVNGTSINTPSSLPRSQHTVTLRKRSEALFGTITIGNITTPGGTLTADTLPKRKIQFIGDSITVGYGLDGTFPCTNDAAVENNPRTYAALAATAVNADYDIIAWSGIGLTRNYISSTPDPSDTMPQRWTRYGALDPRGSYTFPPSATPNAVVINLGTNDFGYQAGIRDPIVPSNFTAAMVSFVKTIQEDGAEGGAGGGEEGTEW; encoded by the exons ATGAAGTTCTCCGCCACCCCTATTTTCGTTTTAATCGCAAGTATCGAGCATGCCACCGCCGTTCGTTTCCTCGGCCGCGTGAACCCAGCCACCCGTGAACTCACGTGGCCCGGAACAGGAGTATCATTTTCCTTCAGCGGCACCACCGCTAGCATCGGGCTCGAAGGAATATCCGGCTCCAACAGTGCTGAGCTCGTCGTCGACGGCGTCTCAACCGTCATCCTAAACGTAAACGGAACCTCCATCAACACACCCTCTTCACTCCCCCGTAGCCAACACACTGTCACCCTCCGCAAACGCTCCGAAGCCCTCTTCGGCACCATAACCATCGGCAACATCACCACCCCCGGTGGCACCCTAACCGCCGACACATTACCCAAACGTAAAATTCAATTCATCGGTGACTCCATCACCGTCGGCTACGGCCTCGACGGCACCTTCCCCTGCACCAACGACGCCGCCGTAGAAAACAACCCACGCACCTACGCCGCCCTGGCCGCCACGGCCGTCAACGCAGACTACGACATCATCGCCTGGAGCGGCATCGGACTAACCAGAAACTACATCTCTTCCACCCCCGACCCCAGCGACACCATGCCCCAACGCTGGACCCGGTACGGCGCCCTCGACCCCCGCGGCAGCTACACCTTCCCCCCGTCTGCCACCCCCAACGCCGTCGTCATCAACCTCGGCACCAACGACTTTGGTTACCAAGCCGGAATCCGCGATCCCATTGTGCCGTCCAACTTCACAGCTGCAATGGTGAGCTTTGTGAAGACGATCCAAG AAGACGGTGCAGAAGGGGGCGCTGGAGGAGGCGAAGAAGGTACTGAGTGGTAA